The following coding sequences lie in one Streptomyces albofaciens JCM 4342 genomic window:
- the eccD gene encoding type VII secretion integral membrane protein EccD, with translation MSTSTGTGFRRIAVVAPDSRIDVALPENIPVSDIYPEILRLTGQRQPPGAPTGYYLFRADGSALDSARTLADQRVVDGEMLHLRPFAQSLPPAVFDDVSDAVAAAVTRDRRLWHDGLLRGAGLAGVGVLLVLLALVLWSADPVRHDMHGLPGVIAGTAGVLLAAFAGVRARVYEDQPSAVALGLGALPVVLCAGSGIVGPDAGHGAGRLQFLLGCIAVLMVSVTLVVLSPSGDAPFIAATFASAVGTLAAFLAIISEATATQAAAVCAPVAIGLMAFLPGLATRLARLPIGYVTPRSLSEGREAGAELRGDEEPIGLDPVDEERVAAQARRGHELLLGLLGGCCVVLIGAAGVLGFAPSTWAQLLALATGLATLLRARLFRYTAQVACTVVAGLAALCLLVLGVAFNPPTGMLNDFLSGDRTSLDLRTLWLALVVIGVVALVTTVALTVPKKGLTPFWGRVLDLADGFLLLSLMPLCLAVLDLYSRARSMTSG, from the coding sequence ATGAGCACGAGCACGGGAACCGGCTTCCGCAGGATCGCGGTGGTCGCCCCCGACAGTCGTATCGACGTGGCACTGCCCGAGAACATCCCGGTCTCCGACATCTACCCGGAGATCCTGCGCCTGACCGGACAACGACAGCCCCCGGGCGCGCCGACCGGCTACTACCTCTTCCGCGCCGACGGCAGCGCCCTCGACAGCGCCCGTACGCTCGCCGACCAGCGCGTCGTCGACGGTGAGATGCTGCACCTGCGCCCCTTCGCGCAGTCGCTCCCGCCGGCGGTCTTCGACGATGTCTCCGATGCGGTGGCCGCCGCCGTCACCCGCGACCGCCGTCTGTGGCACGACGGCCTGCTGCGCGGGGCTGGCCTGGCCGGAGTCGGGGTGCTGCTCGTCCTCCTCGCCCTCGTGCTGTGGTCCGCCGACCCGGTACGGCACGACATGCACGGTCTGCCGGGCGTGATCGCCGGTACGGCGGGTGTGCTGTTGGCCGCGTTCGCGGGGGTACGGGCTCGGGTTTATGAGGACCAGCCGTCAGCCGTCGCACTCGGCCTGGGCGCGCTGCCGGTCGTGCTGTGCGCGGGCTCGGGGATCGTCGGTCCGGACGCCGGCCACGGGGCCGGGCGGCTGCAGTTCCTGCTGGGCTGTATTGCCGTGCTCATGGTTTCCGTCACTCTTGTCGTGCTGTCGCCGTCCGGTGATGCGCCGTTCATCGCCGCCACGTTCGCCTCGGCCGTCGGCACCCTCGCCGCATTCCTCGCCATCATCAGCGAGGCCACGGCCACCCAGGCCGCAGCCGTCTGCGCGCCCGTGGCCATCGGCCTGATGGCCTTCCTGCCGGGACTGGCCACGCGCCTGGCCCGGCTGCCCATCGGGTACGTCACACCGCGCAGCCTGAGCGAGGGACGGGAAGCGGGAGCGGAACTGAGGGGTGATGAGGAGCCCATCGGCCTGGACCCCGTCGACGAGGAGCGCGTCGCCGCCCAGGCCCGCCGCGGCCATGAGCTGCTGCTCGGACTGCTCGGCGGCTGTTGCGTGGTCCTCATCGGCGCCGCGGGCGTCCTCGGCTTCGCTCCCTCCACATGGGCCCAGCTGCTGGCGCTGGCCACCGGCCTGGCGACGCTGCTGCGCGCCCGGCTCTTCCGCTACACCGCCCAGGTTGCCTGCACGGTCGTCGCCGGCCTGGCAGCGCTGTGTCTCCTCGTACTGGGGGTGGCCTTCAATCCGCCCACCGGGATGCTGAACGACTTCCTCTCGGGAGACCGCACTTCGCTGGATCTGCGTACGCTGTGGCTTGCGCTCGTGGTCATCGGCGTGGTGGCGCTGGTGACGACGGTCGCGCTGACCGTACCGAAGAAGGGGCTGACGCCCTTCTGGGGCCGGGTGCTCGATCTCGCCGACGGATTCCTGCTGCTGTCCCTGATGCCGCTGTGCCTGGCGGTCCTGGACCTGTACAGCCGGGCACGGAGCATGACCAGCGGCTGA
- the eccB gene encoding type VII secretion protein EccB, whose translation MASRRDELNGYTFAKKRLVAAFLQPSPDRTDEGAPSPLRAVLPGLVIAALILSGFGAWGMFRPKAPKGWDAPGAHVILGSKSTTLYVVLETGGKKQLHPVLNMASARLLLKPDRFDVLKVDEGELDSGKLPHGPTLGIPYAPDRLPEAAEAAKGKRWAVCEQPGSNGKSVQKATFLFADRDTDKVEGPGRLHDGQALYVQETRGSGESGGARYLIDPKGTKYLIDGGADTELLLRALVGDRQPQPVTKDWLATFHDGTPIAFPTLPGTVNQPAHVNGLGGRENRTGMVLRATTGAGTQHYVVLPGKVIPVSDFVAKLLLFSKQTAPLEQHNRPTEVDAQSFTPEAQHLFAEKQWPQGVAEQVNTDTAQGGRGTTVCSVLRAVSKTGDTELSTWAGADFPQQIANGGTSAYVTPGTGLFYKQIQPGDASSGAHFLVTDTGLRYGVQTNNDSSAKQSGTPGTAKEQHSGERPQETNRAQTLLGYKDIKPVLVPTNWSQFLPMGPRLDANAARQPQGS comes from the coding sequence ATGGCATCACGGCGGGACGAGCTCAACGGCTACACCTTCGCCAAGAAACGGCTGGTGGCCGCCTTCCTGCAGCCTTCCCCGGACCGCACGGACGAGGGCGCCCCGAGCCCGCTGCGCGCGGTGCTGCCCGGCCTGGTCATCGCCGCCCTGATCCTGTCCGGATTCGGCGCCTGGGGCATGTTCCGCCCCAAGGCCCCCAAAGGCTGGGACGCCCCCGGCGCACACGTCATCCTGGGCAGCAAATCCACCACCCTGTATGTGGTTCTGGAGACAGGCGGCAAGAAGCAGCTGCACCCCGTCCTGAACATGGCCTCCGCCCGGCTGCTCCTCAAACCCGACCGGTTCGACGTCCTCAAGGTCGACGAGGGGGAACTGGACAGCGGAAAACTCCCCCACGGCCCGACCCTGGGCATCCCGTACGCCCCCGACCGGCTCCCGGAAGCGGCCGAGGCAGCGAAGGGCAAACGCTGGGCGGTGTGCGAACAACCCGGCAGCAATGGCAAGTCCGTACAGAAGGCCACCTTCCTCTTCGCCGACCGTGACACGGACAAGGTGGAGGGTCCGGGCCGTCTGCACGATGGCCAGGCCCTCTACGTCCAGGAGACCAGGGGATCCGGGGAGTCCGGCGGGGCCCGCTATCTGATCGACCCGAAGGGCACCAAGTACCTCATCGACGGTGGCGCTGATACGGAACTGCTGCTGCGCGCCCTGGTGGGCGACCGACAGCCCCAGCCGGTCACCAAGGACTGGCTCGCCACCTTCCACGACGGCACCCCGATCGCCTTCCCCACCCTGCCCGGTACGGTCAACCAGCCCGCCCACGTCAACGGCCTCGGCGGACGCGAAAACCGCACCGGCATGGTGCTGCGCGCGACCACCGGCGCTGGCACCCAGCACTACGTCGTACTCCCGGGCAAGGTCATCCCCGTCTCCGACTTTGTGGCCAAGTTGCTCCTGTTCTCCAAGCAGACGGCCCCACTGGAGCAGCACAATCGCCCCACCGAGGTGGACGCACAGTCCTTCACCCCCGAGGCGCAGCACCTGTTTGCCGAGAAGCAGTGGCCGCAGGGGGTTGCCGAACAGGTCAACACCGACACGGCGCAGGGCGGCCGCGGTACTACGGTCTGCAGTGTGCTGCGTGCGGTGTCGAAGACCGGCGATACGGAACTGAGTACCTGGGCGGGAGCGGATTTCCCCCAGCAGATCGCCAACGGCGGCACCAGCGCGTACGTCACCCCGGGGACCGGCCTGTTCTACAAGCAGATCCAGCCGGGAGACGCCAGTTCCGGAGCGCACTTCCTCGTCACGGACACCGGCCTGCGCTACGGCGTTCAGACGAACAACGACAGCAGCGCCAAACAATCCGGCACCCCAGGCACAGCCAAGGAACAGCATTCCGGCGAGCGCCCGCAGGAGACCAACCGGGCGCAGACCCTCCTTGGTTACAAGGACATCAAACCGGTGCTGGTGCCGACGAACTGGTCGCAGTTCCTGCCGATGGGACCTCGGCTGGATGCGAACGCCGCCCGCCAGCCCCAGGGCTCATAA